A single region of the Streptomyces virginiae genome encodes:
- a CDS encoding TerD family protein produces MTAELVRGQNHPVSRSRVEIRVSAGTPVLALASLADEQGRFSGNGILAHPGARSLPGVESPGELADRHTFAVDLDEVAADVHRLGVLLVLPPGGPVRFGAVPASYVAVADPEGAELAGYTLTGLDAETAVVALELYRRQGAWKVRAVGQGYAEGLGALLTDGGLPALAAAELAAAALGTIPRTAGADATLATMPTLVGDLRAPQTPAQAPAPTPEPPDPVPVSGHPYAGTPGPGDTPTAPPTISYAHPRRRATSNEPPEPAPRPAAPQEPGQAPRPVAGDASGWSMDERLYNQVWGMFEDLARTVAAYRSAVEFADSRMDRELDEALSDPRHRLGGSGNAARDTARARREELVAQAQAVLDRDLAQLIAESEVVEPALPAAYARWDNPVWHGHRTPEESPLALRLGDLHLPERPDLRIPMLSRLPLERGLWIDNGRTGSEAAMTMDTDRLRRAAMDMAVALAVRLLAVHPADRFSVHVIDAAGAGSASLAPLVRSGVLAGPPAAGAQGVTQTLAGLTRRVDLVQMALRAGAPEDLPPDVDTADQLLIVHDFPHGFDDRAVTQLRYLADEGAAVGVHLLMVADRDEASAYGPLLDPLWRSLMRLSPVPDSHLADPWVHHAWTFEPDLPPQGSRVLDQALDRVAEARRTTRP; encoded by the coding sequence ATGACGGCCGAACTGGTCCGGGGGCAGAACCACCCCGTGTCCCGGAGCCGGGTGGAGATCAGGGTCTCGGCGGGCACACCCGTGCTCGCCCTGGCCTCGCTCGCCGACGAACAGGGCCGGTTCTCCGGCAACGGGATCCTGGCCCACCCGGGCGCCCGCTCCCTTCCCGGCGTCGAGTCGCCGGGGGAGCTCGCCGACCGGCACACCTTCGCCGTCGACCTCGACGAGGTCGCGGCGGACGTCCACCGGCTCGGCGTCCTGCTCGTCCTGCCGCCCGGCGGCCCGGTCCGCTTCGGCGCGGTACCGGCCTCCTACGTGGCCGTGGCCGACCCGGAGGGCGCCGAGCTCGCCGGATACACCCTGACGGGGCTCGACGCCGAGACGGCCGTCGTCGCCCTGGAGCTGTACCGGCGCCAGGGCGCCTGGAAGGTCCGCGCCGTGGGCCAGGGCTACGCCGAGGGCCTCGGCGCCCTGCTCACCGACGGCGGGCTGCCCGCGCTCGCGGCCGCGGAGCTGGCCGCCGCCGCGCTGGGCACGATTCCCCGTACCGCCGGGGCCGACGCCACCCTCGCGACCATGCCGACCCTCGTCGGCGACCTCCGCGCCCCGCAGACCCCGGCGCAGGCTCCCGCGCCCACCCCCGAACCGCCGGACCCGGTGCCCGTCTCCGGGCACCCGTACGCCGGTACGCCCGGGCCCGGTGACACCCCGACCGCCCCGCCCACCATCAGCTACGCCCACCCGCGGCGCCGCGCAACCAGCAACGAGCCGCCCGAGCCCGCGCCGCGGCCCGCCGCCCCGCAGGAACCGGGCCAGGCCCCGCGTCCCGTCGCCGGGGACGCGAGCGGCTGGTCCATGGACGAGCGGCTCTACAACCAGGTCTGGGGGATGTTCGAGGACCTGGCCCGCACGGTCGCCGCCTATCGCAGCGCCGTCGAGTTCGCCGACTCCCGCATGGACCGCGAGCTCGACGAGGCCCTGTCCGACCCGCGCCACCGCCTCGGCGGCTCCGGGAACGCGGCACGCGACACCGCGCGGGCCCGCCGCGAGGAGCTCGTCGCCCAGGCCCAGGCCGTCCTCGACCGGGACCTGGCCCAGCTGATCGCCGAGTCGGAGGTCGTCGAGCCCGCGCTGCCGGCCGCGTACGCCCGCTGGGACAACCCGGTCTGGCACGGTCACCGCACGCCCGAGGAGAGCCCGCTGGCCCTGCGCCTGGGCGACCTGCACCTGCCCGAGCGGCCCGACCTGCGCATCCCCATGCTGAGCAGGCTCCCGCTGGAGCGCGGGCTCTGGATCGACAACGGCCGTACCGGCTCCGAGGCCGCGATGACCATGGACACCGACCGGCTGCGCCGGGCCGCCATGGACATGGCCGTCGCCCTGGCGGTCCGGCTGCTCGCGGTCCATCCCGCCGACCGGTTCTCCGTCCACGTCATCGACGCGGCCGGAGCCGGATCCGCCTCCCTGGCGCCGCTGGTGCGCTCCGGGGTGCTGGCCGGGCCGCCCGCCGCCGGGGCCCAGGGGGTCACCCAGACCCTGGCGGGGCTGACCCGGCGGGTGGACCTCGTACAGATGGCGCTGCGCGCCGGCGCCCCCGAGGACCTGCCGCCGGACGTGGACACGGCCGACCAGCTGCTGATCGTGCACGACTTCCCGCACGGCTTCGACGACCGCGCCGTCACCCAGCTGCGCTACCTCGCCGACGAGGGCGCGGCGGTCGGCGTGCACCTGCTGATGGTCGCGGACCGCGACGAGGCCTCGGCCTACGGTCCGCTGCTCGACCCGCTGTGGCGCTCCCTGATGCGGCTCTCGCCGGTGCCGGACAGCCACCTCGCCGACCCCTGGGTCCATCACGCCTGGACCTTCGAACCGGACCTGCCCCCGCAGGGCAGCAGGGTCCTCGACCAGGCACTGGACCGGGTGGCGGAGGCCCGGCGCACTACCCGCCCGTGA
- a CDS encoding TerD family protein: MTVNMTKGQAISLQKADGGTLTAVRMGLGWQAAKRRGLFGSRTREIDLDASAVLFADKQPVDVVFFRHLQSDDGSVRHTGDNLVGGVGQGGDDEAILVDLQRVPVHIDQIVFTVNSFTGQTFQEVQNAFCRIVDETNGQELARYTLDGGGQYTAQIMAKVSRVGAGWQMTALGNPANGRTFQDLMPAILPHL; this comes from the coding sequence GTGACGGTCAACATGACCAAGGGTCAGGCCATCAGTCTGCAGAAGGCGGACGGAGGCACGCTGACCGCGGTCCGCATGGGCCTCGGCTGGCAGGCGGCGAAGCGCCGCGGGCTGTTCGGCTCGCGCACCCGGGAGATCGACCTCGACGCCTCGGCGGTGCTCTTCGCCGACAAGCAGCCCGTGGACGTGGTCTTCTTCCGCCACCTGCAGAGCGACGACGGCTCGGTGCGCCACACCGGTGACAACCTCGTCGGCGGCGTCGGCCAGGGCGGGGACGACGAGGCGATCCTCGTGGACCTCCAGCGCGTGCCGGTGCACATCGACCAGATCGTCTTCACGGTGAACTCCTTCACCGGCCAGACGTTCCAGGAAGTCCAGAACGCGTTCTGCCGCATCGTCGACGAGACCAACGGCCAGGAGCTGGCCCGCTACACCCTCGACGGCGGCGGTCAGTACACCGCGCAGATCATGGCCAAGGTGTCCCGCGTGGGCGCCGGCTGGCAGATGACGGCCCTCGGGAACCCGGCCAACGGCCGCACCTTCCAGGACCTCATGCCGGCGATCCTGCCGCACCTGTAA
- the uvrB gene encoding excinuclease ABC subunit UvrB, which produces MRPVSKIERTVAPFEVVSPYQPSGDQPAAIAELEKRIRAGEKDVVLLGATGTGKSATTAWMIEKLQRPTLVMAPNKTLAAQLANEFRELLPNNAVEYFVSYYDYYQPEAYVPQSDTYIEKDSSINEEVERLRHSATNSLLTRRDVIVVASVSCIYGLGTPQEYVDRMVSLKVGEETDRDQLLRRFVDIQYTRNDVAFTRGTFRVRGDTIEIFPVYEELAVRIEMFGDEIEALSTLHPLTGEVISEDRELYVFPASHYVAGPERMEKAVRGIEAELTERLAELEKQGKMLEAQRLRMRTTYDLEMMRQIGSCSGIENYSLHMDDRERGSAPNTLIDYFPEDFLLVIDESHVTVPQIGAMYEGDASRKRTLVDHGFRLPSALDNRPLKWEEFQERIGQTVYLSATPGKYELSRGDGFVEQIIRPTGLIDPEVVVKPTEGQIDDLVHEIRQRVEKDERILVTTLTKKMSEDLTDYFLELGIQVRYLHSDVDTLRRIELLRELRAGEYDVLVGINLLREGLDLPEVSLVAILDADKEGFLRSGTSLIQTIGRAARNVSGQVHMYADKMTPAMEKAIDETNRRREKQIAYNTANGIDPQPLRKKINDIVATIAREELDTEELLGTGYRQAKDGKGAKAPVPALGGRAAAAKTGGKGAKGAAGAEVLTDRPAAELAALIEQMTERMRGAAAELQFEVAARLRDEVGELKKELRQMKEAGLA; this is translated from the coding sequence ATGCGGCCCGTATCGAAGATCGAACGCACGGTGGCGCCTTTCGAGGTCGTCAGCCCCTACCAGCCCAGCGGCGACCAGCCGGCGGCCATCGCCGAGCTGGAGAAGCGCATCCGTGCAGGTGAGAAGGATGTCGTCCTGCTGGGTGCGACCGGCACCGGCAAGTCGGCGACCACGGCCTGGATGATCGAGAAGCTCCAGCGCCCCACCTTGGTCATGGCGCCGAACAAGACGCTCGCCGCCCAGCTGGCGAACGAGTTCCGCGAGCTGCTGCCGAACAACGCCGTCGAGTACTTCGTCTCGTACTACGACTACTACCAGCCCGAGGCCTACGTTCCGCAGTCGGACACGTACATCGAGAAGGACTCCTCGATCAACGAGGAGGTGGAGCGGCTGCGCCACTCCGCCACGAACTCGCTGCTGACGCGGCGCGACGTGATCGTCGTCGCCTCCGTGTCCTGCATCTACGGCCTCGGTACCCCGCAGGAGTACGTCGACCGGATGGTCTCCCTCAAGGTGGGGGAGGAGACCGACCGGGACCAGCTGCTGCGCCGCTTCGTGGACATCCAGTACACCCGCAACGACGTCGCCTTCACCCGTGGCACCTTCCGGGTGCGCGGCGACACGATCGAGATCTTCCCGGTCTACGAGGAACTGGCCGTCCGGATCGAAATGTTCGGCGACGAGATCGAGGCCCTCTCCACGCTGCACCCGCTGACCGGCGAGGTCATCAGCGAGGACCGCGAGCTGTACGTCTTCCCCGCCAGCCACTACGTCGCCGGCCCCGAACGCATGGAGAAGGCGGTCCGCGGCATCGAAGCCGAGCTGACCGAGCGCCTCGCCGAGCTGGAGAAGCAGGGCAAGATGCTGGAGGCGCAGCGGCTGCGCATGCGCACCACCTACGACCTGGAGATGATGCGCCAGATCGGGTCCTGCTCCGGCATCGAGAACTACTCGCTGCACATGGACGACCGCGAGCGCGGCTCCGCGCCCAACACGCTCATCGACTACTTCCCGGAGGACTTCCTCCTGGTCATCGACGAGTCGCACGTCACCGTGCCGCAGATCGGCGCCATGTACGAGGGCGACGCCTCCCGCAAGCGCACCCTCGTCGACCACGGGTTCCGACTGCCGTCCGCCCTGGACAACCGGCCGCTGAAGTGGGAGGAGTTCCAGGAGCGCATCGGGCAGACCGTCTACCTGTCGGCGACCCCCGGAAAGTACGAGCTCTCGCGCGGCGACGGCTTCGTCGAGCAGATCATCCGCCCCACCGGCCTCATCGACCCCGAGGTCGTGGTCAAGCCCACCGAGGGGCAGATCGACGACCTGGTCCACGAGATCCGGCAGCGCGTCGAGAAGGACGAGCGGATCCTCGTCACCACCCTCACCAAGAAGATGTCCGAGGACCTCACGGACTACTTCCTGGAGCTCGGCATCCAGGTGCGGTACCTGCACAGCGACGTCGACACCCTGCGCCGCATCGAGCTGCTGCGCGAGCTGCGGGCCGGCGAGTACGACGTCCTGGTCGGCATCAACCTGCTCCGTGAGGGCCTCGACCTGCCCGAGGTGTCCTTGGTGGCGATCCTCGACGCCGACAAGGAGGGCTTCCTGCGCTCCGGGACCTCCCTGATCCAGACCATCGGCCGGGCCGCGCGCAACGTGTCGGGCCAGGTCCACATGTACGCGGACAAGATGACCCCGGCGATGGAGAAGGCCATCGACGAGACCAACCGGCGCCGCGAGAAGCAGATCGCCTACAACACGGCCAACGGGATCGACCCGCAGCCGCTGCGCAAGAAGATCAACGACATCGTCGCCACCATCGCCCGTGAGGAACTGGACACCGAGGAGCTCCTCGGCACCGGATACCGGCAGGCGAAGGACGGCAAGGGCGCCAAGGCCCCGGTGCCTGCGCTCGGTGGCCGGGCCGCCGCGGCCAAGACGGGCGGAAAGGGCGCGAAGGGGGCGGCGGGCGCCGAGGTGCTCACCGACCGGCCCGCGGCCGAACTGGCCGCGCTCATCGAGCAGATGACCGAGCGCATGCGCGGGGCGGCCGCCGAGCTCCAGTTCGAGGTCGCGGCCCGGCTCCGGGACGAGGTGGGCGAGCTGAAGAAGGAGTTGCGTCAGATGAAGGAAGCGGGCCTCGCCTGA
- a CDS encoding glycerophosphodiester phosphodiesterase, with translation MYVRPAAAAAAAFLGFTLTLLGGTASYAATGPGSATGTGTGTGTGTGPGAGRAALGGPVVYAHRGASAYAPENTLDAIDLAMQMGFAWVENDVQRTKDGVLVVIHDDTLARTTDVEQRFPNRSPWKVQDFTAAEIAQLDAGSWFGDEYAGASVPTLREYLDRVQRNQQRLLLEIKKPELYPGIEEQTLKVLDEAGWLDPRHVAQRLVVQSFSADSVRIVHQLRPDLVTAFLGTPTVADLPRYAEFTDRINPWHTTISADWVSAVHGLRGAHGKAMEVDTWIVDDAATARKVQDMGVDGIITNAPDVVQDAVGGF, from the coding sequence ATGTACGTCCGACCCGCCGCAGCGGCCGCCGCCGCATTCCTGGGCTTCACTCTCACCCTGCTGGGCGGGACGGCCTCGTACGCCGCCACCGGTCCCGGATCCGCGACCGGCACGGGAACCGGTACCGGCACGGGAACCGGCCCCGGCGCCGGCCGGGCCGCGCTGGGGGGCCCTGTCGTGTACGCCCACCGGGGGGCCTCCGCGTACGCCCCGGAGAACACCCTGGACGCGATCGACCTGGCGATGCAGATGGGCTTCGCCTGGGTCGAGAACGACGTGCAGCGCACCAAGGACGGCGTGCTGGTGGTGATCCACGACGACACCCTGGCCCGGACCACGGACGTCGAGCAGCGGTTCCCGAACCGGTCGCCGTGGAAGGTCCAGGACTTCACGGCGGCCGAGATCGCGCAGCTGGACGCGGGCAGCTGGTTCGGCGACGAGTACGCGGGCGCTTCCGTACCGACCCTGCGGGAGTACCTCGACCGGGTACAGCGCAACCAGCAGCGGCTGCTGCTGGAGATCAAGAAGCCGGAGCTCTACCCCGGCATCGAGGAGCAGACCCTGAAGGTGTTGGACGAGGCCGGCTGGCTCGACCCGCGCCACGTCGCCCAGCGCCTGGTGGTGCAGAGCTTCAGCGCCGACTCCGTGCGCATCGTGCACCAGCTGCGCCCGGACCTGGTGACGGCCTTCCTGGGCACCCCCACCGTGGCGGACCTGCCGCGCTACGCGGAGTTCACCGACCGCATCAACCCGTGGCACACGACGATCTCGGCCGACTGGGTCTCGGCCGTGCACGGCCTGCGCGGCGCGCACGGCAAGGCGATGGAGGTGGACACCTGGATCGTGGACGACGCGGCCACCGCCCGGAAGGTGCAGGACATGGGGGTGGACGGGATCATCACCAACGCCCCGGACGTGGTCCAGGACGCGGTCGGCGGCTTCTGA
- a CDS encoding methylated-DNA--[protein]-cysteine S-methyltransferase, translated as MDSTERPRGPHLEWTVVAGDGVLGGPLLLAATPEGLVRIEFHAEPDRVDRMIGPLVSRLGADAWRPAPGEEVLLAEPIRQLTAYFGGSLRRFELPLDWRLSSGFNRQVLLELDRSVPYGSVVGYGELAARAGQPGAAQAVGNAMGSNPLPLVVACHRVVENDGGIGGFGGGVETKRQLLALEGVLPQPLF; from the coding sequence GTGGACAGCACCGAGCGGCCCCGCGGGCCGCACCTCGAATGGACCGTCGTCGCCGGCGACGGTGTCCTCGGCGGGCCTTTGCTCCTGGCCGCGACCCCGGAAGGTCTGGTCCGGATCGAGTTCCATGCCGAGCCGGACCGGGTCGACAGGATGATCGGCCCGCTCGTCTCCCGGCTCGGCGCCGACGCCTGGCGTCCCGCGCCGGGCGAGGAAGTACTGCTGGCCGAGCCGATACGCCAGCTCACCGCGTACTTCGGGGGGTCGCTGCGCCGCTTCGAGCTGCCGCTGGACTGGCGGCTGAGCTCCGGCTTCAACCGGCAGGTGCTCCTGGAGCTGGACCGCTCCGTGCCCTACGGATCGGTCGTCGGCTACGGGGAGCTGGCCGCCCGCGCCGGACAGCCGGGCGCCGCCCAGGCCGTGGGCAACGCCATGGGATCGAATCCGCTGCCGCTGGTGGTGGCCTGCCACCGGGTCGTGGAGAACGACGGGGGCATCGGGGGATTCGGCGGCGGGGTGGAGACGAAGCGACAGCTGCTCGCGCTGGAGGGCGTGCTCCCGCAGCCGCTGTTCTGA